The following are from one region of the Desulfovibrio sp. Fe33 genome:
- a CDS encoding MBL fold metallo-hydrolase codes for MTECIDIDLVANAGVMVRGGGLGLLVDGVHDQDGHPFSRVSVEDRERMARGEGIYVHLDYLLFTHEHPDHFTPGLALEFLRRRPVRGVFLPDAAEGSPELARYRDALAEKGVPNWSMGLLPGQTRTVKPEPGLSVTAVGARHMGPQFREVRNDCLLVSLAGMNLLFTGDADHVPDYYGDALRGVNLDAVFVNPIFFHNPDGQAIIDGIFRPREVFIYHMPPEGRDPFHLAFTVRRALERYGRPDLPVHVLDAGNPSARLCPPGE; via the coding sequence GCGGACTGGGGCTGCTCGTGGACGGCGTTCACGATCAGGACGGACATCCGTTCAGCCGTGTGAGCGTGGAGGACAGGGAGCGCATGGCTCGGGGAGAGGGTATTTACGTTCACCTGGACTACCTTTTGTTCACCCACGAGCATCCGGACCACTTCACGCCGGGGCTGGCGTTGGAGTTCCTTCGCCGCAGGCCCGTGAGGGGCGTGTTTCTGCCGGACGCGGCCGAAGGTTCGCCAGAGCTGGCACGGTACAGGGACGCGCTCGCGGAGAAGGGCGTTCCGAACTGGTCCATGGGCCTTTTGCCGGGGCAAACCCGAACGGTGAAGCCCGAGCCGGGGCTGTCTGTGACCGCCGTGGGCGCGCGCCACATGGGGCCGCAGTTCCGGGAGGTGCGCAACGACTGCCTGCTCGTTTCCCTGGCGGGCATGAACCTGCTTTTCACCGGCGACGCCGATCATGTGCCGGATTATTACGGAGACGCCCTGAGAGGTGTGAATCTCGACGCGGTTTTCGTCAATCCGATTTTCTTCCACAATCCCGACGGCCAGGCGATTATCGACGGCATCTTCCGTCCGCGCGAGGTGTTCATCTACCACATGCCGCCGGAGGGGCGCGATCCGTTCCATCTCGCCTTCACGGTCAGGCGCGCGCTGGAACGGTACGGACGCCCGGACCTTCCGGTTCATGTGCTCGACGCGGGCAACCCCTCGGCGCGCCTCTGCCCGCCGGGCGAGTAG